The Coffea arabica cultivar ET-39 chromosome 2c, Coffea Arabica ET-39 HiFi, whole genome shotgun sequence genome includes the window CCAAGATTAATATGCCAAAAACCAGCGCAGATCCAACTATCCCGGCAATAGCAGAGCGAGGAAATTTGTTTTTCCCTGGAGGTGGAGGTGGAACTGGAACTGGTTCTGGCCTAGGTACTACCAAAACAACAATACTGTTTGTTAGAAACGTTAGATCTTGCATCAGAAAGAAGAAATGAACACAAAATACTGTTATGTTGTATCTATAGCTagaaaagatacaaaaatttagGAGAGAGTTAATATGAACACAAAATAGTGTGCAACCAAAAGTTCTAGGTGTATACGCTCGTGGGAAAAAAATTCAGGACTGTTGCAACAATCTATAACAGAAAGTATATACGCTATATATAACATGACTTACTGGTTAGTCAATGAACAAGAACTATACCAGGATACACGGAAATAGCTGATATTGAGGGACCATAGTATTTTGTTGGGTTGTAAGTTGAACCTTTCCCAGTCCAATATAAATGAATCTCCAGTCTTGAGTTAGTTACAGATACATTGTACTCCTTGGTTATCACCTTATTGACATCTCCTGCCTCTTTTTGTATATCAAAATCTCTCAGGTAATACTGGCCGCCCTGTAGTCATAATTGATCCAGTTAACATCTCTGATTTCTCCTTAAAAAGTTCTTTATCTAGATCAAATTAGTAATTTACCTGAACATCCACATCAAAAACCCTCTTCCCGATTGTAGAAGATCCATTTGTATCCCATCCTATTTCAGCAAAGTGAAGTTGAACCGTATAGCTGccatttttcaaacaaaatcCATAATATTTCAACGATATTGGAGCTATGCGCGCATTTGAGTACAAAGATACATCAGTGTTGGATatattgcatgttttatctagaatgaattcatcttcatCTGCATCCAGGAACGTTCCCATACTACTATAAGCCCAAGTCTTATTTGTACTCAGAAAGAAAGTTGATCCACCATCTGATTGCGTATCAGCTTCAAAATCATGGCCATCTACTGATGTTGCATTTCCCCCACAATTAATGTACAAATGATCATCTGTAATACACATAACAGTTAATATCATCGTTTCAAAGAATCTGATGAAGAGAACAAGAAGATTATGCCAACATGGGAAGATAGACTTCTCGTTACCACTCTCATAAAATGAACTCTCAACAAAATGAATCCATTGTCATAAAATGAATTCTCAACAAATCACTAGCATGTGATGGTTTTGCAGACAAATGACCATGTAGGTAGGAAAAATCAGTCACAGCAAAATCACGGGAAACAACAGGAAGTACAGAAAGTACCAATCTAGTTTTTTAGTAAATAAAATATCTTACAAATTTGTGTGTCATTGTCACAGTGGTAGCCAGCTTGTTGCCATTTCGATCTCGTATCACTATACTGAAAGAAATAAGGTTGCTTCCTAAGACTTGCTTCAGCAGAAAAACAAGCATGCTAGAATTTAAACAGTACTTACTTGAGAGCGGCATTCGAACAAGTTCCTGGAAGAAAGAAATCATGACAAAATCAGCATATGTCATTAGTGAAAGGTACAGAACAGCATAAccataaacaaaaaaaaggaatataGGTAGGTATACGTCTGAATGCATGTTTACACTGAATAACTACACTTGCATGTACAGATTTGTAGTAAATCAAAATGCTACAAGTTAGTTTTCCTCACAGATTTGAAGATATATTGCCGTTAGTCAAGTTCACATTTGTAAAGGAATTTTCAGAAACATCCCTGCAAAATGTCGAATGAAACTGTTACAACTAAGTATAAATTGGACAATTATATATGGAAACTGAAAGCAATCaacattcattttaattgtaagGAATATACATTGTTGAAACAAAATCACATTTGAAAGTAAATCAGTGAATTCTGTGGAAAAGGAATAAGCAATAGTATAACATGAGTTATGCAGTCATGAACAACTTGATGATCTCCTTATTGCCGAAACTGTTGCATCTTATAATAAATCATAAATTTATGCTCATTTTTCTGGAAAAGGTACTGTGTTTCCGATCATGCAATTCTCCAACCGAAATATATATTTACACTACTTAACTATGTCGTGGATTAAACATCGAACAATCAGCATTCCATCTACTATAGGTAAGGGCTTCTGTAAGAAACCTTAACAAAATGTGAGCTGatctttaaaagaaaaaaaaagataaataaataaataaacaatgaGTGCATTTCCATATGTGCATAAGCCATGAAATCAACGAAATATCACAAACCAGACCTGTCTAGTTAGGATGCCTCATTCCTGTTTGTTTCAGCCTATACTTCAATACAAGGACAATGGGATTTGTCCCATCATCATAGAAAGCATCTACTGCATGACTTGTTTGTTATTTGACTACTAACAATTTAGTTCTACAAACAGAACTAAATGCAACATTTAATCAGAGTCGGTGCGATGGGAGAAAGGAGCATTGAACAGAAGGAATCACCAGGGAAAATGCAACAACTAATCAGGAGTCAGTGCGAGAAAACTAAAGGGAGTTGGGGCGATGGGAAAAAGGAACATTGAACATTTAATCTGGATTCAGTTTCGCTCGACTGGTTGACGCTGATATGTTATCTTGTTGCCCAGGAGTGGGGAGGGAAGCCAAAGCATTATATCTTCTTAAACAGTATTGTGCTTCTACACACATTTATCCATTGGAAAATAAGTATTTTAAAAATTCTAGGTTCCTGAATACGGCACTCAGGAAagcaattcaaaatcaatatgtAAATCTacagtgaaattttttttactttagcTTCATTAAGGCATTCTAATGTTTGCAAGTGATCAAAGATAACAGAAAAACGATtaacaaaggaagaaataagGCAAAAATGATCTGTTCTAATTTGTAAACATGTCAACCAAAAAGACAGCTAGCATTAATCTTCTTCACGCAAGTTGCTAATGTGAAAACAACCCTTATGAAGACATTTGAACTTAAAAGAAATTTCGGTTTGTGTATAACACCTCCCTCAAATGAATGCCATCCTCTTAATGTTTAATTAGGTGAAAAATCTGAATTCACCAAATGAACACTTACACATATGAGCCAGAGTTACTCAAACTCGTCAGCCATCCTGGTACTGTGCCATTGAGTTTGTTACTTCTGAGAAAGCTGCAAAACACAGCCAAATGCCaaaaaattctcaaaacttACTATGATAGCCAAGGAAACCCTGAACTCGTGAATAAGAGGAGTAAGGTGATAAGTAGTACAATCTATCATTCAAAACAAGTCTGAAATTCAATGAATGCATGGTCAAGTTGTGTCTAGATATACCAAAACAAGAAGTACAGTTACCTATGTGCCAAGGCAAGTGCAAAGCAAGAAAGACACGAATTCAATCTTGCCTCTAATGAAAAACCAACCCAATTTGGGGATGACAATTAACATATATGACAATTAGAAAATGACAATTAACATACGAACTGTAAGATGTTTTCAGGTGATACATGGATGAGTTGGCCTTCAAACAAGTCTTCACACCGCCTGGATAATCTATCAACTCCACATGCTATggcattaatttgacattaagAACCAGAGAAGAATATTGGGTTTGTAActcaagtattttttttttcccttccagCTAAAGGGCAAACAGAGTCAACTACTGTATTCCACCTCCTATAGACGAGCTCTTGGGTTTACAAATAGTCATGCACCATGCTGCAAATTCAGTAGAAAGATTAAAATGTGGGGAGTAAATGGAACATCCGAGTAGACAATGTAACTAAAGTTGTGTCCATTGGATCACATCTGATGTGATCCAATGGATTATCCATGGAAATGAACAAAGAACTGTAAGACGTAGAACAAAATGAGTTAAAGGTATGGAAAAAATATAACATTATAGTTGTGCCTCTATTAATAGAAAGATGGACATAGGAAGGATCAAGGTGGGGAAGGAAAGATGACAAGAAATCTCTTACACGAACTGTGGCTGGGACTGGTTCAAGTCTGGCGGAATTTTCCCCGTCAAATTATTGAAACTCAAGTCCCTATCATGATAAAATCCAATATGAGAATATAAATATCTTTTATCAAAACCAGCACACCTACAGAAGCGTTtactggaaaacaaaaggcagattagAAAGTAGTATTTGATGATAAAATTAGCCAAACTTGAGTATAGCCTTTAAATTTTAATCCTAGCACCACTTTTCTttgtcaaaaaattcaaaacgaattgaagggaaaaaaaatatggtCCATGATCAACAGTATTATAAACATAAACTAAGTAAGAGAGTAGGGCATATGTACATAAGGGGAGCAAACTAGACTTCTAAGACCTGCAGAATTCCCAGCATCTTAGGatgccaaaaaaaataataaatatttttttttaagaaaaaaagccATCTACACAAGCTTGGAATCACATGCGCACATATGTATACTCACATAGCATCGGacatgaaaacagaaagcaAGATTACTTACAGGTAAAACAGGTTTGTGAACCGCCAGATATAATCCGGAATTGGACCAGTGAGTGAACAATTCCTCAATGTCCTgaacaaatgaatgaaaatctgTAAGAAATGAATTACATTCACCAATACTAATTGACATTTCAAAACTTACAAGAAATACAGAGACACCATATTGTGAATATCGGGAAACGAAACATCTGTCTTTCCTCCAGGTAAGTTATTTATGGCCCtatacataaataaatttagAAAACAAACATCGTCGTCTTGTTACAATATCCAATAAAAGGTATCAAGAATGAGTACGTTTAATGGGCCTTAATACTTACAGGTAAGCCATCTTTGGCAAtcctaatattttatttggTAAATGCCCTTCAAAATTGTTTCCCATCAGTATcctgtccaaaaaaaaaaagtcaattttgaattacaataaataaataactcaaTTGTAGGCCAAAAATTTAGTTCATGCAGTTCACTTAAGCTTACAATTTTTCAAGTTCGGGCCACTCGAAAATATATCCGGGGATGCTCTTGTTGAAAGCATTTCCTAAAATATTGCTACAGAGAGAGACAATGGCCAAGGTGAGCCTCTTGTAcagaagtgttttttttttttttttttttgcattaagTGAAAGATGGGACTACATATGCCATGGAATTTCACTTACAAATACTCCAACTTTTTCAAGTACCGAAAGCTTTGAGGCAACTGATCATCAAAAAGATTGTTCATCACAGACCTGAAATTATATGTCATTTAATATCCAAACaaaaagaattaaattcaaGATCTTAAGTTGCGGCTGAATTTTTCTTTGGCGCCCACATTTCTAATATAGGATGTTCGGGCTGTCATATTTCATCTCTGAGAATATGTTTTATCTAGACTACTATTTTCATGTGTACTGTATCCCCAAGATTCCTGTTAACTCCGGTGGCTTGGACTCTAAGGCAAAACAATGAAATGGCTTGGCTGATGTTTTCCAAAGCTATAAAAATCAACAGACGTTCCACTCTCTCACATAAATACcctattcatttttattctttCTGAAAATTCCAATCTGAGGGTTGCAAGGTACATATATAAATACTGTTTCTTGTGAATGAGTTAACACAAGATAAGCTAAAAATAGATGTTACTTGTTTTCATAAATATTTGGGCATACATCTAATTTGTCATTCTAGACAAAGTAGTTTCTCCAAAACAAAGTCCCAAATCCTGACTTGCCATCGGCAATCTCAAGCATTAACTACCTCATGAGATTATCATATCAGATACATAATACATAATACATAATGATGGAAGTACTCCTATTTCCATTATCACTCTTAAATCATACAAATCACCAGAAGGGTTGATTTGTAAAACCTTTTAATACTCATTGGGCATACATCTATTGTGGTCTATGATTCTGAATAAAAAATGCTGATTTGTAAAACATTTTAATACTCATTGCCCTCAGTATGGATGACATTGCCCTTTTTTGGCCAATGTGTCACAAAAGGGTACATTTAATCAAACCATAAATCCAACTGCACTGGATGTGGCAAACCTGATGTCCCAGCCACAAGCGGAAGGGTTGCCTTCCCACATTAGCTAGCAAGAAAAATGCGAAAAGGATGAACATGAAACTTAGTCATTGTAATTCAAGTTCATCTCAACTATTGTGCGCTATGGTAGATGATGAAGTGTGTTTGAAGAGCACCATTATGCATTTCATGAATATCTGAAAATCCTAGTAGACAGTTTACTGCCTGCAGATCATAGGTGAAAATAATTTGTGAATACAATTTTAAAGATAACACCACACATTTCATGCACATGTTCTCAAACTAGTATCGTTCGACAAGCAAGTTATTTTTTTTGGCCTAAAAGCAGCCGCAAAATTGCTTActtgtcaaaaaaaattttctaattgtaATCCACAATTTACTATTATGTTACTAAAAGGTATTAAATGTGTAAAACTAATGATAGTTCAAAGTAGAATTTCAGCAAATGAAAATAGCTGTGTATAATATGCAGCTTTTCCTCATAGGATTCTATTCTTCTCCTGTTACTGACCTTGAAAAACTCATCATCTTCATGGTTTCTTAACACTTATTATACTGTGATCAATGGTATAGACTCTAGAAAATGGCAAAACCCCCTTTGGGATTTACATTTCGTTTCTCAAGAAACCTATTGACATTATGCTCTTCAGATATGCATTTCCGTCCTCTTCCCCCCTTTCTATGTTTTGTACTCGTCCAAGCTCTATTTATTGTTTAAGATGCTTTCACTTCAACTCTGGAGGTCAGATATGAATGCCTCTTATtcggaagaaagaaaaatgtctAGAGCAGCTAGCAGTTGTAAatacaatttccaaaaataaaataaaaagatggaATTAAGCACCATTGATGATGCCAAGGCAAAAGTTAGAGCCTTGGtttccatgattttttttttattttccattttgTACTTTGCTCTTGAATTTCTTTTCCTTCACACTTCAATTGCTTCCAAACTCTAGGATCTACAGGAGCGAATAAGGgatgaaatttcaagattgcaAGAAATTGAAGGGATATTAAACCTAAAATGAACTAGCGCATCTGGTCTTCCTAAATACAAgaaatagacaaaaaaaaataaaggtggACAGAACACAATTATACCTAGACTAGAAAAGCTATTAATCAAAGTCTATTTTGTAGTAAATTATGTTTATCAAGTCCATTTATTAACTGCTTTTAGCTTTTCTAGCTAAGCTGAGAgattaatttttctctttcttgatGAGTAGCAACAGTATGTTAAATTTATCCTGTTCTTGTCAACTCCCTTAATCAAAATCTAACTGTTCTCGTTGAGTTTCACTTCCTTCAATCGGttacttttcatccacatgctaaaataaaTAGtgtaattaataaaataaaatcatttAGGATCTTACATCTCTTCAAGATGAGCTAGGCTTCCCAGTGATTCAGGAAGCCGACCCCAAAATTGATTATCAGCCAAATACCTACAACTCCATAAGACACTCAGAATAAACCAACAAAATAAAGCATATATGACAACAAGAAAATCTAAACGGATGCCTTACAGTCCTCGAAGTGTTGAAACATGCCCCAACTCATCTGGCAATTTCCCCGACAAAGAATTATTAGATAAAGACCtgcatggaaaaaaaaaagaatttaaaaataaaaattgcacAAATTAGATGACAAGTGAAGCAAGAACACAAATTCCGACACTTGTTTGGGTcctaggaaatttttttttgtaaagaaaTGTGCAAGTTCTTAATCAATTATAATGATCATGCATACATTGTTtatttatgcactttttttttCGTATTAATCAGATCCAGGACCAAAAAATCAGTCAGCTAGATCCATTCCATTCCACGCATACCTTAACTGCGCCAAATTAAGTAGATTGATCTATTCTTAAACTCTTGTGGGAAAAAATAGATGGAAGCCAATCTAGATCAGCACCCAGAATCAGTCCAATTGCCCAAGTGACCCAGATTTCAAACAAAGAACAAGATACTTACAGGTATTCAAGCTTTGGACAACCTCCGATTTCCGGCGGAATTGATTCATTAAACAAATTATTGCACAAATATCTGTGATTGCACGAGAAATTACATagatcatcatcttcaagaATATATTAAGATGCACAAATTGAGAAGATATTCTTATATGCTAAACATTCCCAAACGAAACAaatggccaaaatttttttttttttgatacttGGATATGCTAAGTAGCATCACTAGGTGGTGCTTATTCTAATTTATATTGTTGTTAACCAAAAATAGTTACATTTGGAAACAAATCTTGATAGTAAACTCTTCACTAGTCTTAACATTTGATAGTAAACAAATCGATGTTGACATTCCATTTAGTCTATTAACTTATCAGCTTGATTGAAGAGAGTTgttgtatattattattattattattattcaaaaTGCATTCTCCTCATTATTAGCTACCAGAAGTTAATTATCATCTACTTGATTAAGAGGTATGCCCCTTAGCTTGTCTGCACCTTCTTGAAAACtaatagaaattaaaaaaaggatTAATACAGGAACGAGTATGCAATTTTTTGCTATTttcccattaaaagaataatcatgCCAAGTGTTACTTATTTCCATCATCATTGAcgcttttccttctttctttatGCAAAACTACAAAATCTTACCAACAAGTCACATGATCAGATAACAATATACAGTACACAGTGATCTGCAGACTTACAAGCTTCGTAATGACTTCAGTTCAGGAAGGAACTTCGGCAGCGCTCCTCCCAACTTGTTATCACATAAGTTGCTGTCCACCAAAACAGCCCATTAGAATTTTCCAACATTTCAGTGGCAATGTGAGGGAACATTGTACAGATTACTTTTGTTGTATCGTAACTTTTTGGGAATTAAGAGTCAGTTAAAATTAACTAACTGTTCTCTTGCTTCATATCAGCTTTAGCCACAGAAAATGATAGGGATTGTAATTTTGACGATCAAAGAATTCCAAACAGAGTAGTTTTAACAGAAATGAAGTTCATATAGTTACTTACAGTACCGAAAGCTGAGACAACTTCACAAGAGTGTTGGGAATTGACCCATTAAGACTATTTGAACTCAAGTCTCTGCAAATGCCAAAATAACAAATGGATTTCACTGCTGTAGGAACATTCGACAAAATCACTCTGTATACATCACTCAAATTCCAATCAAGCTGCTTTCTATAAATAGATCCATTCcaataaaacaaataacatgAGAAGAATGACAATAAGAAGAGCCCAGATTTAGGAACAACAGaagataacaaaaattaaaacataagagaaagacaaaaaaaaagatattataCACCTAGAGATCAACAAAACTCGACCATCATGGTATTTTACTCAAGTTTCTGTAGATTTTATCATAATGGGACAATGTCATAATCTTTAACCGAACTAAAAAGTCTGATTGTTAAAAGCTTTCCTGTTGATTCttatagaaaaatcctgaagcTGAACATATACTGTAATGACTTGACCATCATGGTATTTTGCTCAAGGTTTTTATAGTACATTTTATCATAAAGGGACAATGCCATAATGTGTAACTGAACTTAAAAATCTATCATTTAAAGGTTTTCTTGTTGATTCTTATAAAGGATTCCAAGTTCCATACATGGCTTGAGCATTTGAGTGTCAAGAGCATATATTGACCTGCAAGTTAAAGCTTAACTCCACAAAGAGTTGGGAATTAACATTGTTAACATGATGTATATGATTGCTCACAAAGGAGCCATAACACTTCCGGAGGGTGCAATAGACAGTCTGTGAATCTATTGTATACAGGACTCGTGTGACTGATAATTAAGATCTCAACATATTACGTTTCTACCATTGATCACGTAACTAATTTATCCAACCAAAGGCATAATATAGTTAGAGATATCCAACAACCTCGTTAGTCCACCAGTTTTTATACCCAATTACTGCATAATTCATTTACTAGTACTGAAAATATATAGCTTTCCAAGGGATACCAAAGTGCAGCATTTGCAATTCCAAAACACAGACAAGGTAGTATTTTAAAGTCCGAATTTTAAATGAATAGGAAAATTGTTTTCTATTAACCGAGAGTAATTAGCCCAGTGTTCCAGCCACAACTAGATTTGCTAGTCGGTGAAGTAACTTTAAAGCCAATTGAACAAGAAAAGACTTGGTGTTTCATAGTCAAAACCAATGTTTCAAAAGCTGCGCTATCGGAACATGACTGCACCGTCTCCATCCACAAACTTAAGAAGAATTTTGTTTGGATCAAATCCTTCCCCACCCTACATCATAGAAGATACATTATCACCACATTATCACCATTTTGCTGAATCTGTATTTTttcctctatccaaacaaatctaAGGTCCGAAAAATCCACTTAGATCCAATTGCTGCAAAAGGAAGAACACCTGTGTCTCACCAAGACAAGCACTTGGAGAACTACGTTTGGAACCTGGATATTGGAATTTCACTTTTCTGCTAATTTGAAGGCAAGAAAAGTCAGAGCATTTGCTCCTTGGTAGGATTTACATGTTAAGGTGAGCAGGATATCACTAGGACTCCTAGATTCCATCTGTTTGTTTCCCTTACTGGAAAAGTTACTACCCCTGGATtagaaagttacttttgaaaagGCATTGAAACACATGTCAATAGGATaagtataaataaataaacataccATGTACACACCTATATTACATGTATTTTTGTGCCTAAGCTGTTGAAAACTTGTCAGAGGAATGTAGTTGAAACTACATAGGATGGAGGACACCATGAAGTTACTCTCCAGAGTGCAACTGCTATGGTATGTGAATCGTTTTACAGTTCACTGTATTCTGGTAATTTTCAAAGAAAGTGTTGTTATTAGACAGATAATTGATTGTTATGCTATATTCAGATTAACGATTTGCCTATAATGGAAATTTTAATGGATGAAAAATAGATACATAACACAGATCGAGAACACGAGTACTAGCAAATATAGATTCATTGAACATTACATCTAGAGTATGAAAATGGTGATCATTATCAGTCGTCAGGTAACAGATTTCAATCAACATGATTAAATGACAAAGAAAGCTGAAAAAATCTTCTGCACTTGCTTACAGTGATTCCAAATGAGATAGGTTTCCAATTTCTGGTGGTATAGAACCTGTTAAATCCTGACCTGAGAGATCACTGAAATCCAAAATGTTGGTATAATGCAAACGAAATCCCCTTGATAAAGAAATCCCTAAAATCCAAGAGTCTAAAAGCAATGATAGCATATCAATATTAATTGAAATAGCCTGTTCTCCTATTTGAGTGCATCATGCTAAGGCTATATACAGCAGCTCGGTTCTTACATATCCACTCAAGGCATATCAGTTGTCTTTTGCAgtgaataaaattttaaaagtcattTAACCTTTTAGTTCAACTTACAAATGTATTATAAGGATAAGCCGCATAACTTAAGAGTAACAAAATGCCAATaattacatgaaaaaaaaaaaaaactaaaacatgCAGTTGGAGAAAACGTACATCTCAACCACTCTGCAAGTTTTGTCCTCCAACGCGCAATTGCATGTAATCACAGCACTAGTAATCACATGCAATTGCACGAGTATATAACATAATGTATTAAGAGAATGACAGTTGAAATGGCAAAAGATTTAGGAAAGATAGCATCCGTTCAAAAAATATTCactttcctttttaaaaaaatttacaatCTTGGTAGGATAAAAGGCAAACACAATAGTTTTTTTTGAAGCAAATAATAAGAATTTTATTTCATTACTACATTCAAACTTGTACACATGGGCAATTATCCCTCATCATACTACTATAGCTACCATACTACTATAGCTATAGTATTCAACCAAATACGTGTCAACCAAAATTAGATACCATTTGAATACCAAGAACAGTCTTCCAATATTTGTGTGATTTCTAAGCGTTCTTTCAAGAAGGCCAACTGGCCAAGAGATGGAAATATAACTCACAAGCTACCAAAACATAGACTCCACGACAAGATTTTAAGTCAAAATTCAAGTCATCCCTC containing:
- the LOC113726229 gene encoding uncharacterized protein isoform X3, which translates into the protein MNTLQPSHINAHWRSTRRNMFKVLASLLLFLVLYCRTTVEELDSNCPQRSCNGTTAAGPPPTPPSWLPRLPQQEVDAVNTLLHLVTTSPSGQTGQKTYPPNKNISGTHCYSRTFMECKCKSSTNTCWVTKIDLHDYQLSGPIPKEIGNLAYLKSLDLSGQDLTGSIPPEIGNLSHLESLDLSSNSLNGSIPNTLVKLSQLSVLNLCDNKLGGALPKFLPELKSLRSLYLCNNLFNESIPPEIGGCPKLEYLSLSNNSLSGKLPDELGHVSTLRGLYLADNQFWGRLPESLGSLAHLEEMSVMNNLFDDQLPQSFRYLKKLEYFNILGNAFNKSIPGYIFEWPELEKLILMGNNFEGHLPNKILGLPKMAYLAINNLPGGKTDVSFPDIHNMVSLYFLTLRNCSLTGPIPDYIWRFTNLFYLDLSFNNLTGKIPPDLNQSQPQFVFLRSNKLNGTVPGWLTSLSNSGSYVDVSENSFTNVNLTNGNISSNLNLFECRSQYSDTRSKWQQAGYHCDNDTQIYDHLYINCGGNATSVDGHDFEADTQSDGGSTFFLSTNKTWAYSSMGTFLDADEDEFILDKTCNISNTDVSLYSNARIAPISLKYYGFCLKNGSYTVQLHFAEIGWDTNGSSTIGKRVFDVDVQGGQYYLRDFDIQKEAGDVNKVITKEYNVSVTNSRLEIHLYWTGKGSTYNPTKYYGPSISAISVYPVPRPEPVPVPPPPPGKNKFPRSAIAGIVGSALVFGILILALSWALVRIRHRKLKGLELHPGVVFDYKKLKAATNGFAPDNKIDGVGNVYKVIPTLTAYAEKRPFFSLLRFTNISIVLVLNDRF
- the LOC113726229 gene encoding probable LRR receptor-like serine/threonine-protein kinase At1g53430 isoform X2, with protein sequence MECKCKSSTNTCWVTKIDLHDYQLSGPIPKEIGNLAYLKSLDLSGQDLTGSIPPEIGNLSHLESLDLSSNSLNGSIPNTLVKLSQLSVLNLCDNKLGGALPKFLPELKSLRSLYLCNNLFNESIPPEIGGCPKLEYLSLSNNSLSGKLPDELGHVSTLRGLYLADNQFWGRLPESLGSLAHLEEMSVMNNLFDDQLPQSFRYLKKLEYFNILGNAFNKSIPGYIFEWPELEKLILMGNNFEGHLPNKILGLPKMAYLAINNLPGGKTDVSFPDIHNMVSLYFLTLRNCSLTGPIPDYIWRFTNLFYLDLSFNNLTGKIPPDLNQSQPQFVFLRSNKLNGTVPGWLTSLSNSGSYVDVSENSFTNVNLTNGNISSNLNLFECRSQYSDTRSKWQQAGYHCDNDTQIYDHLYINCGGNATSVDGHDFEADTQSDGGSTFFLSTNKTWAYSSMGTFLDADEDEFILDKTCNISNTDVSLYSNARIAPISLKYYGFCLKNGSYTVQLHFAEIGWDTNGSSTIGKRVFDVDVQGGQYYLRDFDIQKEAGDVNKVITKEYNVSVTNSRLEIHLYWTGKGSTYNPTKYYGPSISAISVYPVPRPEPVPVPPPPPGKNKFPRSAIAGIVGSALVFGILILALSWALVRIRHRKLKGLELHPGVVFDYKKLKAATNGFAPDNKIDGVGNVYKGELDGIQIAVKQLSAKSEEGAHEFVTAIGTISALKHPNLATLMGSCTEQNQLLLVYKYMEKVSLQHALFGPAEAKLELNWETRAKICLGVAKGLACLHESKLQVIHCNIKPTNILLDKDFTVKISDFGYSQFHDSRHVDAQPNKGKTALGSHDSQHVDAPLVKDKTALGSLPKPKITGHMAPEQIQGIPLTPKADVYSFGIITLEVVSGQEFCTLRSKDSNDYLLNKAYKHQEEGNLIALVDPDLKSNYKPDEALRMLCLAMKCVNQSFDLRPTMSSVVKILEGNEKFDISSASKPRSTHSGSTSHGETSNTTISPSTGNEIDDSQRH
- the LOC113726229 gene encoding probable LRR receptor-like serine/threonine-protein kinase At1g53430 isoform X1 encodes the protein MNTLQPSHINAHWRSTRRNMFKVLASLLLFLVLYCRTTVEELDSNCPQRSCNGTTAAGPPPTPPSWLPRLPQQEVDAVNTLLHLVTTSPSGQTGQKTYPPNKNISGTHCYSRTFMECKCKSSTNTCWVTKIDLHDYQLSGPIPKEIGNLAYLKSLDLSGQDLTGSIPPEIGNLSHLESLDLSSNSLNGSIPNTLVKLSQLSVLNLCDNKLGGALPKFLPELKSLRSLYLCNNLFNESIPPEIGGCPKLEYLSLSNNSLSGKLPDELGHVSTLRGLYLADNQFWGRLPESLGSLAHLEEMSVMNNLFDDQLPQSFRYLKKLEYFNILGNAFNKSIPGYIFEWPELEKLILMGNNFEGHLPNKILGLPKMAYLAINNLPGGKTDVSFPDIHNMVSLYFLTLRNCSLTGPIPDYIWRFTNLFYLDLSFNNLTGKIPPDLNQSQPQFVFLRSNKLNGTVPGWLTSLSNSGSYVDVSENSFTNVNLTNGNISSNLNLFECRSQYSDTRSKWQQAGYHCDNDTQIYDHLYINCGGNATSVDGHDFEADTQSDGGSTFFLSTNKTWAYSSMGTFLDADEDEFILDKTCNISNTDVSLYSNARIAPISLKYYGFCLKNGSYTVQLHFAEIGWDTNGSSTIGKRVFDVDVQGGQYYLRDFDIQKEAGDVNKVITKEYNVSVTNSRLEIHLYWTGKGSTYNPTKYYGPSISAISVYPVPRPEPVPVPPPPPGKNKFPRSAIAGIVGSALVFGILILALSWALVRIRHRKLKGLELHPGVVFDYKKLKAATNGFAPDNKIDGVGNVYKGELDGIQIAVKQLSAKSEEGAHEFVTAIGTISALKHPNLATLMGSCTEQNQLLLVYKYMEKVSLQHALFGPAEAKLELNWETRAKICLGVAKGLACLHESKLQVIHCNIKPTNILLDKDFTVKISDFGYSQFHDSRHVDAQPNKGKTALGSHDSQHVDAPLVKDKTALGSLPKPKITGHMAPEQIQGIPLTPKADVYSFGIITLEVVSGQEFCTLRSKDSNDYLLNKAYKHQEEGNLIALVDPDLKSNYKPDEALRMLCLAMKCVNQSFDLRPTMSSVVKILEGNEKFDISSASKPRSTHSGSTSHGETSNTTISPSTGNEIDDSQRH